Within the Microbacterium terricola genome, the region GATCACGGTGAAGGTGACCGGGAAGCTGTCGGGCTACCCCAAGGTGGCGAAGACCTCGAAGGCCACCGCCAAGGTCGGCTGACCGGCATCCCCCAGTCCGCGGGAAACCACTCCTGCACCGAGACGTCGTGCCACGCGTGATGTCTCGGACGAGGAGTGGTTTCCCGCGGGGATGCCGGTGGGTTCAGGGGTGCGGCGCGGCGACGTAGGCTGGCCGAATGGCAATGTTCTCGCGGCGCAAGAAGGATGACTCGGCTGAGGTCGAGCCCGCCACGACGAGCGCGCCCACCCCGTCCGGCGAACCGGAGCCCGCACCCGCACCGACACCCGATCCGGCAGTCGAGGCAGAGCACGCCACGGAGAGAGGGCCCGCGCCCGCGAGCCCGGCGGTCGGCATCTCGACGTCATCGTTCCGTGGCCTCGGGGTGCAGCAGCCTCCCGCGCGCCCGACATTCATGCCGCCGCCGGCCGAGGCGCCCGCGCCGTCCGAGACGGTGCCCGGGCTCAAGGACAATGTGCTGCTGCGGCACGCGCTGTCGGAGCTCACTGCGGAGTCGAAGCCGCAGGATCTCATCCACATCGGCCGTGCCCTCCTGCAGGGCCACCTGTTCCTCCGGGTGAAGGGCGACGCGCGCGCCCTGCTCGCCGCGGGCAAGGAGCTGCCGCTCGGTGTCGCGATCCTCAACGATCAGCAGTATGTGCTCGCCTACGCGAGCGGCGCCGCGCTGCAGGCGAGCGTCACGGGCGACGGCGACGCCGACACCTCCGCGATGGGTCAGCCCGTCCTGACCGTGCTGAGGTACGTCATGGGCGGCACCTACGGCGGACTCATCATCGACCACGCGTCCGCTCCGCATCGCGCGATCCTGCCTCGACCGTTCATCGAGCGACTGCTCGCGAGCGTCGACCCCGAGCTGACCGTCAAGACCCTGCTCGCGGGCGAACGCACGCCGGAGACCGCGGCCGTCGTCGCCGCGGCCCTCGCCACCGCGCCGGTCTGGGTGGCGGTGAACACCGACGCGGATCAGCGCACCGGCATCGCCGAGACCCGGCTCCCGGACGGTCGTCGCTATCTCGAGCTGTACTCGCACCCGGTCGAGATCGCCGGCACCGCCCGTGGCGACCAGTCCGCCGCGCTCCCGGTCGAGAAGCTCGCGCATCTGCTGCGCACCGACGAGGAGATCACAGGCGTCATCGTCGATCCCGCCGGACCATGGATCCAGATCGAACGCGCCGACCTCGGCCCCGTCCTCGCGCAGGAGGGCACCGAGGGGTGACGGATGCTGCGCCCCGCCCCTAGGGTCGGAGCATGGCCAGCGAGCGCATCACCCTGACCGTCCCGGGCGCGGACGGCGATCGCGAAGTCGGGCTGTCCAGCCCCAACCGCGTGCTGTGGCCCCAGCTCGGCATCACCAAGCACGAGCTCGCCGAGTACTTCCTCGCCGTCTCCGGTCCCTTCCTCTCCGCGAACGGCCACCGGCCCGTGTCGCTCGAGCGGTTCCCCGAGTCGATCGAGGGCGAGCGCTTCTTCTCGAAGAACCCCCCGAAGGGCACGCCCGACTACGTCGACTCGGTCATCTGCACCTACAACAGCGGGCGAAAGCATCCGCAGATCGTCTTCAACGAGCCGGCCGCGATCGTGTGGGCCGCGCAGATGAACACTGTCGTGTTCCACCCCTGGGCCTCCCTCGCCGCGAACACCGACAACCCGGTCGAACTGCGCATCGACCTCGACCCACAGCCGGGCACCGACTTCACCGACGCGGCCGCCGTCGCCCCCGCACTGCGGGAGGTGCTGCAGGAGGCGGGGCTCGAGCCGTGGCTGAAGACGAGCGGTAACCGGGGCATCCACGTGTTCTGCCCGATTGAGCCGACCCACGAGTTCCTGGATGTGCGGCACGCGGTGATCGCCGCCGGCCGCGAGCTCGAGCGCCGCCTGCCCGACAAGGTGACCACGAACTGGTGGAAGGAAGAGCGGGGCGAGCGCATCTTCATCGACTTCAACCAGGCCAACCGTGACCGCACGATGGCGGGCGCCTACAGCCCCCGCGCGCTGCCGACGGCGACCGTGGCGACGCCGGTCACCTGGGACGAACTGGCCGCCGGCGTCGACCCGACCGTCTTCACCGTGCGGACCGTGCCGCAGCGCCTCGCCGACATCGGCGACCCCTGGGCCGACCTGCAGGGCGCGCCAGGACGCATCGACACGCTCCTGGAGTGGTGGCAGCGCGACTTGGACAACGGGCTCGGCGAGCTGCCGTTCCCGCCCGAGTTCCCCAAGATGCCGGGTGAGCCGCCGCGCGTGCAGCCCAGCCGCATCAACCCGGAGAACTGGCCGGCCGCCTCGGAGTGACGTCAGTCGAGGACGTCGCCCAGGTCGTACGCCGACACCGTCTCGAGCTGCTCGTACGTGCACGAGGCCGGGTCTCGGTCGGGCCGCCAGCGGTCGAACTGCACGGTGTGGCGGAACCGCCAGCCCTCCAGCTGGTCGTAGCGCACCTCGAGCACGCGCTCGGGGCGCAGCTTGACGAACGACACGTCCTTCGACCCGCTGAACCGCGAGCGCTCGGTCTCGCCGGTCGCCGCCCCGCCCTCGGCGTCGCGGTCGACGAGCGGCTCGAGCTCGTCGATCAGCTCGAGACGCCGCTTGTCGCTCCATGCGGCGACCCCGCCGACCGGGACGAGCGCGCCGTCTGCCGCGTACAGCCCGACCAGGAGCGAGCCGACGCCCTGGCCTGATTTGTGGATGCGGTACCCGAGCGCGACGACGTCGGCCGTGCGCGCATGCTTGATCTTCAGCATCGTGCGCTTGCCGGGTGCGTACGGCTGGGCGAGCGGCTTGGCCACCACGCCGTCCAGCCCCGCACCCTCGAACTCGGCGAGCCAGCGCTCGGCGCGCGCGGGGTCGTCGGTGGTGCGGGTCACGTGCACGGGGTCGGGCAGGTCGCCGATCAGGTCGACGAGCTCGGCCCTGCGCACCGAGAACGGTTCGCCCTGCAGGTCGCGGTCGCCGCGGGCGAGCAGGTCGAACGCGATGAACATCGCGGGTGTCTCGACGCTCAGCCTCTCGACGCGTGAGGCGGCGGGGTGGATGCGCTGCGACAGCGCTTCCCAGTCCAGGCGCTGAGCGCCGACCTCGCCGCGGGGCACCACGATCTCGCCGTCGATCAGACACGGTTCGGGGAGGAGCCGGGTGAACGCCTCGACCAGCTCGGGGAAGTACCGCGTGAGCGGCTTGGCGCCCCGGCTGCCGATCTCGACGTTCTCGCCGTCCCAGGAGACCAGGCCCCGGAAGCCGTCCCATTTCGGCTCGAAGCTGAGCCCGCCGGGGGTCTTGGCCGGGTCGGGAATGGCGGGCACTGCCTTGGCGAGCATCGGTGCGGGGATCTCGTACGACATGGCTAGGCCTCGATCGGCGACTTGGGCCGCGCCCAGCGGGCGGGCAGGTCGGGGCCGTCCCACACCTGGATGACACCCCAGGCTGCTGCGGCGATGGGAACGGCGAGGATCGCGCCCACGATGCCGCCGAGCACCGTGCCGACGGTCAGGGCGACCAGGATCACGAACGCGTGCAGCTTCATCGATCGGCCCATCAGCACCGGCTGCAGGAAGTTGCCCTCCAGCTGGTTGACGAGCACGACCACGCCGACGACGAACAAGGCGTTGACCCAGCCGTTCGCGACGAGGGCGACGAGGGCGGCCAGGATGCCGGCGAGCGTCGCGCCGACGATGGGGATGAAGGCGAGCAGGAACACCAGGACGGAGAGGGGCACGGCCAGCGGGACCTGCAGGATGAGCAGACCGATCAGGATGCCCACGGCATCCACGAACGCGACCGTCGCCGTACCGCGCACGTACGAGCCCAGCACTCCGACCGTCTTGTCGCCGATCCGCCGGGCCCGCACATAGTGACCGCCATGGAACGGCCGCAGCAGGAACTCCCACATCTGCGGGCCGTCCTTGAGGAAGAAGAAGAGGATCGTCACCATCAGGACCAGTCCGGTGACGAAGTTCGCGACGGCGCTCACGCCCGCGAGCGCGCCGGAGCCGAACTGCGAGCTCGTGACGAAGTCCTTCAGCGTCTCGACCCACTCATCGATCTGATCGGGCTGCACGAAGTCGAACGGCAACGTCCGCACCCAGGCGAGCAGATGCGCGAACCCCTCCTCGGCCTGGGTGGAGAGGTCATCCCACTGATCGCGGACCGCCCAGACGATCAGCCATCCGAGCAGGCTGAGGATGACGACGATCGCGAGCAGGGTGATGACTGTCGCGAGCGCAGCCGGCGCCCCGCGGCGCCTCATCCACCGCATGACCGGCGCGAACGCGCACGAGAGGATGAGGGCGATCACGAGCGGGATGGTCACCAGGGTGAGCGACTGTATGACGAAGATGATCCCCGCGGCGACCGCGACGACGACGATGAGCTGGATCGAGCGGATGCCGAGCCTGCCGAATCCGTCAGCCCACAGACTCCACGGCGGAGCGGTGGCGCGCAGCTCGGTCTGGGTGGATTCCAGCTGCACGCGCTGGGGATCGTTGCGGAAGAGGCCCATAGGCCGAGGCTAACCGCCCGCGGTGCGGGGCGGCATCCGGTCGGCCCCGAAGTCGCGGATCAGTGCGCGCCGTGCAGATGGAACGGGTGGGCGATCCGGGTGCGCATCTCACGCGCCGACGGCATCGCGACGATGAGGCGCTCGATCGGCGACGCCGGGCGCTCCAGGCGCTGCGGTCGGGCTGCGGGATCGCGGTCGGCGGCGCGGATGCCGAGGTGATCGATGGTGTGGCTCATGTCTGTCAGGAGGCCGTGCCGCGGTCCCTGATACGCGGCCGGCGGCCGCGAAGGATCAGACGAACGCGCTCATCCCGGTGATGTCGCGGCCGATAAGCAGTGCCTGCACGCTCTCGGTGCCCTCGTACGTGTGGATCGCCTCGATGTCGGTCATGTGCTGCATGACCCGGTACTCCAGGAGGATCCCGTTGCCGCCCAGCAGGTCGCGGGCGGTCGCGGCGATGCGGCGTGCCGCGCGCGTGTTGTGGAACTTCGCGAGCGACGCCTGGGTCGGGCGCAGGTCGCCGGCGGCTTCGAGGTCGGCCATCCAGCGGCAGTACAGCTGCATCGCGGTGAGGTCCTCGAGCATATGGGTGAGGCGCTCCTGCACCATCTGGAACTTGGCCAGCGGCTTGCCGAACTGCACGCGCTGCTGCGCGTACGAGAGGGCGGCCTCGTAGCAGGCGGTCGCGTGCCCGAGCGCCGACCACGCGACGCCGGAGCGGGTCGAGTACAGGACGGTCGAGGCGTCCTTGAAGCTGTGCGCCCCCGGCAGCAGCGCGTCGGCGGGCAGGCGGACGCCGGTGAGCGTGATGTGCGCCTGGTGGATCGCGCGGAGCGAGGCCTTGCCCAGGATCGGGACGCCGCGGTACCCCTCCGTCTCCTGCGGGACGAGGAAGCAGCGCACGGCGCCGTGGTCGTCGGCGCCGGGGGAGTCGACCCGTGCCCACACGAACGTGACGCCGCCGGAGGAGCCGTTGCCGATCCACTTCTTGGCGCCGTCGACGACCCACGAGCCGTCAGCCTGGCGCGCGGCGCGCGTCTCCAGCGAGACGGAGTCGGAGCCGTGGTCGGGTTCGGTGAGGGCGAAGGCGGCGAGCTCCTCGCCGCGCGCGATCGGCAGCAGGTGCTGCGCCTTCTGCTCCTCGCTGCCGAACAGGGCGAGCGTGCGCAGTGCGAGGCCGCCCTGCACGGCGAGGATCGTGCCCATCGAGCCGTCGCCGCGCGAGATCTCCATATTGATCAGCCCGGCCGCGAGGGGCGACAGGGCGGTGAGGCCCTCATGCTGGATGCCGTCCGCGAAGAGGTCGAGCTCGCCCATCCGGCGGGCGAAGGCGAGGTTGTAGTCGCCGCGGTCCCAGTACTCGTCGACCTCGGGAACGACCTCGCCGGTGAAGATGCGGGCGCGGTCCCAGGCGTCGCGCTCGACGGGCGAGAGGTCGGCGAACACCGCGTAGTAGTCGGTGTCGAGCGGGGCCGCGGTGTCGTAGGAATCGACCTGCTGACCGGGCACGGGGATGAAATCGCTCATGGGATGCTGCCTTCGATCGTCGGCGTCGTCCGCCACGGCGATTCTAGCGGAACTCAATCCCAACGCCAGTGGAACTGAGTGTCACACGATTCGGCGTGTTACTGTCGATCCCGAAACCGACCGTCCGGTATGTGCCAGCGCAAGGAGGCGCCCATGCCCGTTCCCGATCCGTCCGCCGTGCCGTCCGGACCCGCGCGCTTCGCCGGCACCGTCTCGGTCATCACCGGGTCGAGCAGGGGCATCGGCTTCGCCATCGCCGAGCGCCTCGTGGCCGAGGGCGGCGCCGTCATCCTCACCGGTCGCAAGCAGGACGCACTGGATGCGGCGGTCGATCGCCTCGGGGATGCGGCGACCGCTGTCGCCGGTCGCGCCGACGACGCCGAGCACCGCGCCGCCGTCTTCGCTCACGTCGCCGAGCGGCACGGCCGGCTCGATCACCTGGTCAACAACACCGGGATCAACCCGGTGTACGGCCCGGTCGTCGACATCGACGCCGATGCCGCGCGGAAGATCCTCGAGGTGAACGTCGTCGCCACCCTGGACTGGACGCGCGCCGCGGTCGCCGCGGGTCTGCGCCGCTCGGTCGTCAACATCGCCTCGGTCGCCGGTCTCGGCGCCAGCCCCGGCATCGCGTTCTACGGAATCTCGAAGGCGGCGGTCATCAACCTGACGATGCAGCTCGCGTACGAGCTGGCCCCCGGCATCCGGGTCAACGCGGTCGCCCCCGCGGTCATCAAGACGGCGTTCGCGCGCGCACTCTACGAAGGACACGAGGCCGAGGCCTCCGCCGCCTATCCGCTCGCGCGGCTCGGCGAGACGGCTGACGTCGCGGGGCCGGTGGCGTTCCTGCTCTCCGACGACGCCGCGTGGATCACCGGGCAGACCCTGCCGATCGACGGCGGCGCGGGCATCCGCCCGTTCCTCTGACCGGGTGAAAGATAAGAGCATGAGGGATTCCCACGTCGCCGACGACGTCATGCGTGCCGCGGTCGACCTGTTCGCCACCCAGGGCTACGCCAACACCAGCGTGCAGCAGATCGTCGCGGCGGCCGGTGTCACCAAGGGCGCGATGTACCACTACTTCGAGTCGAAGGACGATCTGCTCTTCGGCATCTACGACTCGCTGCTGTCGCTGCAGAAGAACCGGCTCGACGAGATCGTGGGGCGCGGCGGCGAGGTAGATGAGGTGCTGCGAGCCGTCTGCATCGACGTGCTCGAGACGTCGATCGACTCGCTGCCGGAGGGCACGGTGTTCTTCCGGAGCGCGCACATGCTCTCGGCACCGCGCCAGCAGGAGGTCACCCGCCGCCGGCGGGAGTACCACGTCGAGTTCGCCGCGCTGATCGAGCGCGGCCAGCGCGAGGGGCGCTACCGCACCGACATCCCGGTCGCGATGCTCGTCGCGCACTTCTTCAGCGACGTGCACTACCTCTCGCACTGGTATTCGCCGGAGGGGCCGGAGAGCAAGTCGCTCGTCGCGAGCCAGCTGACCGAGCTGTTCCTGGTGAGTCTGAGGAGTCCGGATGCCGCTGCCTGACACGATGCGCGCCTGGCGCGTGACCCGGCTCGGCGAGCCCGCCGATGCGCTCTCGCTCGACGACGTCCCGCTGCCCGCTCCCGCGGCGGGTGAGGTTCTCGTGGCGGTGCGCGCCGTCGCCGCGAACTTCCCCGACGTGCTGCTGTGCCGCGGCGAGTACCAGGTGAAGCCGGAGCTGCCCTTCACTCCCGGGATCGAGCTCGTCGGCGAGGTCGTCGCGCTCGGCGAGGGTGTCGCCGATCGGGCGATCGGCGACCGCGTCGTCGGCTCGAAGATCGGCGTGCTGTCGGAGTACGCGGTGCTGCCCGCATCCGATGTCTGGACCGCGCCGGAGAGCCTCGGCGATGCCGAGGCCGCCGGGCTGACCGTGGCGTACCAGACCGCATGGTTCGGCCTGCATCGCCGGGCGGCCCTGCAGGAGGGCGAATGGCTGCTCGTGCACGCCGCAGCCGGAGGTGTCGGGCTGGCGGCCGTGCACCTCGGCGTCGCCGCGGGTGCCCGCGTGATCGGCGTCGTGGGCTCGGCGGCCAAGGCCGAGGTGGCCCGCGCCGCGGGCTGCGAGGTCGTGCTGGTGCGCGGCGCCGACGATCTCGTGGGCGGCGTCAAGGCCGCGACCGGCGGTCACGGCGCCGACGTGGTGTTCGATCCGGTGGGCGGGGCGGCGTTCGACGCCTCGACCAAGTGCATCGCGTTCGAGGGGCGCATCGTGGTGGTCGGCTTCGCCGGCGGCACGATCCAGCAGCTGCCGGCCGGTCACGTGCTGGTCAAGAACTACTCGGTGCTCGGACTGCACTGGGGGATGTACCCGGGCATCCGGCCCGACCTGATCGACGTCGCGCGGGGTGAGCTCGCTCGGCTCGCCGATGCGGGCGCGCTCCAGCCGGTGGTCGACCATGTCGTCCCGTTCGAGCGCGCTCCTGAGGCGCTCACGGCTCTTGCCGGAGGCGCGACCGTGGGCCGGGTCGTCATCGTGCTCGCGGCGTCATGAGCGATCTCGCCGGCCGGGTCTGCCTCGTCACCGGCGGGGCTCGCGGCATCGGCGAGGCGTACGTCCGCGCGCTGCACGCTGCGGGCGGGCGGGTGGTCGTGGCCGATCTGCTCGACGCCGAGGGCGCCGCGCTCGCCGACGAGCTCGGTGAGGGTGCGCGGTTCGTCCACCTCGACGTGACGGACGAGGAGCAGTGGGATGCCGCCGTCGCGGCGTCCCTGGCGGCGTTCGGGCGTCTGGACGTGCTGGTCAACAACGCGGGCATCGCCAACGCCGCGCCGATCGAGCACCTCAGCACCGCCAAGTGGGACGCCGTGATCGCCGTCAACCTCACGGGCGTCTTCTTCGGGTGCCGGGCGGTCGTGCCGACCATGAAGGCGCAGGGGAGCGGCTCCATCATCAACATCTCGTCCGTGGAGGGGATGCGGGGGAGTCCCGGCCTGCACGGCTACACGGCGGCGAAGTTCGGCGTCCGCGGGCTCTCGCAGTCGCTCGCCGTCGAACTCGGGCCGTCCGGCATCCGCGTCAACTCGGTGCACCCCGGCTTCATCCGCACGCAGATGACCGATCGGATCGACCCCGCGCACCTCGACATCCCGCTCCGGCGAGCCGGAGTGCCCGCCGATGTCGCGGGCACCATCGTGTTCCTCGCCGGCGATGAGTCGGCGTTCACGAGCGGCGCCGAGTTCGTGGTCGACGGCGGCATGATCGCGGGGATTCCCCACAAGTAGCGGCGGCCGCCGCATCCGCTCGTCCCCCTTCGGGGGTTCTGCTCGCCTGTCGCGAAGTGCGCGTTCGCGCGCCGTTCGTGACAGGTGAACGGGGGCCGGCTCGGGGCGGGCGAGGACGCCGAGGACACCCGTGCAACTGAAACATACCGCCTGGTCGGTTTCTTGGGTATAGTGGGCGCACCCGACACGAAGAGGTGCCGATGTCTCCCACTCCGTCCACTCCGCGGCTCGCCGTGGCCGATCTCACGGTGTCGTTCGGCGGCCTCACGGCGGTCGACGGTGTCGGCTTCGACGTCGCCTCCGGCGAGATCGTCGCGCTGATCGGCCCGAACGGGGCAGGCAAGACCACCGTGTTCAACGCGGTGTGCGCCCTGGTCCGCCGGCGGGGATCCGTGCTGATCGACGGCGAACCCGCTCCCCACCGTCCCTCCGCGCTGACGGCACGCGGGGTGTCGCGCACACTCCAGGGACTCGGGCTGTTCGCCGGCATGACCGTCCGCGAGAAC harbors:
- a CDS encoding SseB family protein, which translates into the protein MAMFSRRKKDDSAEVEPATTSAPTPSGEPEPAPAPTPDPAVEAEHATERGPAPASPAVGISTSSFRGLGVQQPPARPTFMPPPAEAPAPSETVPGLKDNVLLRHALSELTAESKPQDLIHIGRALLQGHLFLRVKGDARALLAAGKELPLGVAILNDQQYVLAYASGAALQASVTGDGDADTSAMGQPVLTVLRYVMGGTYGGLIIDHASAPHRAILPRPFIERLLASVDPELTVKTLLAGERTPETAAVVAAALATAPVWVAVNTDADQRTGIAETRLPDGRRYLELYSHPVEIAGTARGDQSAALPVEKLAHLLRTDEEITGVIVDPAGPWIQIERADLGPVLAQEGTEG
- the ligD gene encoding non-homologous end-joining DNA ligase, which codes for MASERITLTVPGADGDREVGLSSPNRVLWPQLGITKHELAEYFLAVSGPFLSANGHRPVSLERFPESIEGERFFSKNPPKGTPDYVDSVICTYNSGRKHPQIVFNEPAAIVWAAQMNTVVFHPWASLAANTDNPVELRIDLDPQPGTDFTDAAAVAPALREVLQEAGLEPWLKTSGNRGIHVFCPIEPTHEFLDVRHAVIAAGRELERRLPDKVTTNWWKEERGERIFIDFNQANRDRTMAGAYSPRALPTATVATPVTWDELAAGVDPTVFTVRTVPQRLADIGDPWADLQGAPGRIDTLLEWWQRDLDNGLGELPFPPEFPKMPGEPPRVQPSRINPENWPAASE
- a CDS encoding ATP-dependent DNA ligase → MSYEIPAPMLAKAVPAIPDPAKTPGGLSFEPKWDGFRGLVSWDGENVEIGSRGAKPLTRYFPELVEAFTRLLPEPCLIDGEIVVPRGEVGAQRLDWEALSQRIHPAASRVERLSVETPAMFIAFDLLARGDRDLQGEPFSVRRAELVDLIGDLPDPVHVTRTTDDPARAERWLAEFEGAGLDGVVAKPLAQPYAPGKRTMLKIKHARTADVVALGYRIHKSGQGVGSLLVGLYAADGALVPVGGVAAWSDKRRLELIDELEPLVDRDAEGGAATGETERSRFSGSKDVSFVKLRPERVLEVRYDQLEGWRFRHTVQFDRWRPDRDPASCTYEQLETVSAYDLGDVLD
- a CDS encoding AI-2E family transporter, with product MGLFRNDPQRVQLESTQTELRATAPPWSLWADGFGRLGIRSIQLIVVVAVAAGIIFVIQSLTLVTIPLVIALILSCAFAPVMRWMRRRGAPAALATVITLLAIVVILSLLGWLIVWAVRDQWDDLSTQAEEGFAHLLAWVRTLPFDFVQPDQIDEWVETLKDFVTSSQFGSGALAGVSAVANFVTGLVLMVTILFFFLKDGPQMWEFLLRPFHGGHYVRARRIGDKTVGVLGSYVRGTATVAFVDAVGILIGLLILQVPLAVPLSVLVFLLAFIPIVGATLAGILAALVALVANGWVNALFVVGVVVLVNQLEGNFLQPVLMGRSMKLHAFVILVALTVGTVLGGIVGAILAVPIAAAAWGVIQVWDGPDLPARWARPKSPIEA
- a CDS encoding acyl-CoA dehydrogenase family protein codes for the protein MSDFIPVPGQQVDSYDTAAPLDTDYYAVFADLSPVERDAWDRARIFTGEVVPEVDEYWDRGDYNLAFARRMGELDLFADGIQHEGLTALSPLAAGLINMEISRGDGSMGTILAVQGGLALRTLALFGSEEQKAQHLLPIARGEELAAFALTEPDHGSDSVSLETRAARQADGSWVVDGAKKWIGNGSSGGVTFVWARVDSPGADDHGAVRCFLVPQETEGYRGVPILGKASLRAIHQAHITLTGVRLPADALLPGAHSFKDASTVLYSTRSGVAWSALGHATACYEAALSYAQQRVQFGKPLAKFQMVQERLTHMLEDLTAMQLYCRWMADLEAAGDLRPTQASLAKFHNTRAARRIAATARDLLGGNGILLEYRVMQHMTDIEAIHTYEGTESVQALLIGRDITGMSAFV
- a CDS encoding SDR family oxidoreductase, with product MPVPDPSAVPSGPARFAGTVSVITGSSRGIGFAIAERLVAEGGAVILTGRKQDALDAAVDRLGDAATAVAGRADDAEHRAAVFAHVAERHGRLDHLVNNTGINPVYGPVVDIDADAARKILEVNVVATLDWTRAAVAAGLRRSVVNIASVAGLGASPGIAFYGISKAAVINLTMQLAYELAPGIRVNAVAPAVIKTAFARALYEGHEAEASAAYPLARLGETADVAGPVAFLLSDDAAWITGQTLPIDGGAGIRPFL
- a CDS encoding TetR/AcrR family transcriptional regulator translates to MRDSHVADDVMRAAVDLFATQGYANTSVQQIVAAAGVTKGAMYHYFESKDDLLFGIYDSLLSLQKNRLDEIVGRGGEVDEVLRAVCIDVLETSIDSLPEGTVFFRSAHMLSAPRQQEVTRRRREYHVEFAALIERGQREGRYRTDIPVAMLVAHFFSDVHYLSHWYSPEGPESKSLVASQLTELFLVSLRSPDAAA
- a CDS encoding NADPH:quinone oxidoreductase family protein, coding for MPLPDTMRAWRVTRLGEPADALSLDDVPLPAPAAGEVLVAVRAVAANFPDVLLCRGEYQVKPELPFTPGIELVGEVVALGEGVADRAIGDRVVGSKIGVLSEYAVLPASDVWTAPESLGDAEAAGLTVAYQTAWFGLHRRAALQEGEWLLVHAAAGGVGLAAVHLGVAAGARVIGVVGSAAKAEVARAAGCEVVLVRGADDLVGGVKAATGGHGADVVFDPVGGAAFDASTKCIAFEGRIVVVGFAGGTIQQLPAGHVLVKNYSVLGLHWGMYPGIRPDLIDVARGELARLADAGALQPVVDHVVPFERAPEALTALAGGATVGRVVIVLAAS
- a CDS encoding glucose 1-dehydrogenase, whose protein sequence is MSDLAGRVCLVTGGARGIGEAYVRALHAAGGRVVVADLLDAEGAALADELGEGARFVHLDVTDEEQWDAAVAASLAAFGRLDVLVNNAGIANAAPIEHLSTAKWDAVIAVNLTGVFFGCRAVVPTMKAQGSGSIINISSVEGMRGSPGLHGYTAAKFGVRGLSQSLAVELGPSGIRVNSVHPGFIRTQMTDRIDPAHLDIPLRRAGVPADVAGTIVFLAGDESAFTSGAEFVVDGGMIAGIPHK